In the genome of Dehalococcoidia bacterium, the window GCTGTGTGGTATTGTAGGTACAGAACAAGTGAGACAAGGGGGCCAACATGGAAGACAGAGAGATTCGGGGCCTGCAACTAGCCGCCACAAAGAAGATTCGCAAGGGCAAGGACGGCTGGGTAGTCCCGTCTCAGACGGGCGACGGGACGTTCTATAATGTGAGTTTGGAACAGCAAAAGTGCTCCTGCCCCGACCACGAAACGCGGCAGGTCAAGTGCAAGCACATCTACGCTGTTGAATTCACGATACGGAGGGAAACCGACGCTAACGGGAACGTAACCACGACCAAGACAGTCCGAGTCACCTACGCTCAGAACTGGACGGCCTACAACGCCGCTCAGTCAGAGGAAAAGACGCAGTTCGCGGCCCTGTTGACCGATCTCTGCAAGACCGTCCCCCAACCGCCTCAGACGAACGGCAGGCCCCGCCTTCCAATGTCGGATATGGCCTTCGCTTGCACGTTCAAGGTCTATACGATGTTCTCCGCCCGGCGCTTCACAAGCGACCTAGAGGAAGCAAAGGCGGACGGCCTTATCGCCAAGCGGCCCCACTTCAACTCGGTCAGCAACTACTTGGCGAATCCGGCGCTCACGTCCGTCTTGAAGGAACTGATTACGGCTAGCAGCCTTCCGCTCAAAGCCATAGAGACTGACTTTGCCGTTGATTCGTCCGGCTTCGGGACCAGCCGCTTCGTCCGCTGGTACAACAAGAAGTACGGGCGGGAGATTGACAACCGCGAGTGGGTGAAGGTGCACCTTATGTGCGGGGTCAAGACGCACACAGTGACGGCAGCGGAGATCAGCGGATGGGCCGCGAATGACACAACCTACTTTGCCCCGCTAGTAGAGGAAACGGCCAAGCACTTCCAGATTGCAGAGGTATCAGCGGACAAGGCGTACTTGGGCCACAAGAACCTTGCAATCGTGGAAAGCCTGGGCGCGACGCCCTTCGTCCCCTTCAAGAGCAATACAGTGGCCGCGACGGGCGAGTCCGCATGGGCCAAGATGTACCACTACTACATGTTCAACCGCGATACCTTCCTTGCCCACTACCATAAGCGGTCGAACGTGGAAACGGTGTTCTCCATGATCAAGGGCAAGTTTGGGGACTCGGTGCGGAGCAAGGGGAACGTGGCCCAGGTCAACGAAGTGCTGTGCAAGGTGCTTTGCCACAACATCTGCGTTCTGGTACAGTCCATGCACGAGTTGGGGATTGCGCCAACGTTCGCCAGCCAGCCCCTTGCGGCCCTTGCCTAGCGGGGTATAATCCTAACGGGTACGCTATGACCGCGTGCCCGTTAGGGGGCTGCAATGGACAAACCAAACCACCTCTACTATGGCGACAACCTCGACGTACTCCGCAAATATATCAAAGACGAAACGGTTGACCTTATCTATCTTGACCCGCCCTTTAATAGCAATCAGAACTACAACGTCCTCTTTGCCGAGCAAGACGGTTCTCGGTCAGCGGCCCAAATTAAGGTGTTTAGCGATACCTGGCGTTGGGATATTTCGGCAGCGCAATCGTACAAGGACGTTGTAGAGGTAGGCGGCAAGGTCTCCCAAGCACTGCAAGGATTTCGCACATTATTGGGCGACAATGATATGCTGGCCTATCTATCCATGATGGCTCCTCGCCTGATTGAACTCCGTCGTGTGTTGCAACCCACTGGTAGCATTTACCTTCATTGCGATCCTGCTGCAAGCCATTATCTCAAAGTGTTGATGGATGCTGTATTCGGGCTAAAGAACTTCCGGCGAGAAATCATCTGGCGTAGTGGATGGGTATCTGGCTTCAAGACGCGGAGTGCTAACTGGACAAGGAACCACGATGTCCTTCTCTACTACGTCCGTGATGTCTCTAGTGACTTCACCTTCAACAAGGACTTAGCATATAAACCGCATGAGCCTGGCTATAAACGACGGGGGGGGGGCGAAAACCCAAAGGGTGTTGCCATTGATGATGTGTGGGATGAAGTCGCTCTTTACTCACCGTGGATTAAGAGCTTTTCCACTGAGAAGCTCGGTTACATGACACAGAAACCCCTAACGCTCTTGGAACGCATTATCAGTGTTAGCTCAAAGCCTGGGGGTACTGTGCTTGACCCATTTTGTGGGTGTGGTACAGCAATAGCGGCAGCCCAGAACTTAGGCCGCCAGTGGGTAGGCATTGACGTTACCCATCTCGCCATTACTCTGATAAAGCATCGGCT includes:
- a CDS encoding DNA methyltransferase, which translates into the protein MDKPNHLYYGDNLDVLRKYIKDETVDLIYLDPPFNSNQNYNVLFAEQDGSRSAAQIKVFSDTWRWDISAAQSYKDVVEVGGKVSQALQGFRTLLGDNDMLAYLSMMAPRLIELRRVLQPTGSIYLHCDPAASHYLKVLMDAVFGLKNFRREIIWRSGWVSGFKTRSANWTRNHDVLLYYVRDVSSDFTFNKDLAYKPHEPGYKRRGGGENPKGVAIDDVWDEVALYSPWIKSFSTEKLGYMTQKPLTLLERIISVSSKPGGTVLDPFCGCGTAIAAAQNLGRQWVGIDVTHLAITLIKHRLGGGAFYKTIGEPVSLPDAQALATQDPYQFQWWALGLVGARPA
- a CDS encoding transposase, whose translation is MEDREIRGLQLAATKKIRKGKDGWVVPSQTGDGTFYNVSLEQQKCSCPDHETRQVKCKHIYAVEFTIRRETDANGNVTTTKTVRVTYAQNWTAYNAAQSEEKTQFAALLTDLCKTVPQPPQTNGRPRLPMSDMAFACTFKVYTMFSARRFTSDLEEAKADGLIAKRPHFNSVSNYLANPALTSVLKELITASSLPLKAIETDFAVDSSGFGTSRFVRWYNKKYGREIDNREWVKVHLMCGVKTHTVTAAEISGWAANDTTYFAPLVEETAKHFQIAEVSADKAYLGHKNLAIVESLGATPFVPFKSNTVAATGESAWAKMYHYYMFNRDTFLAHYHKRSNVETVFSMIKGKFGDSVRSKGNVAQVNEVLCKVLCHNICVLVQSMHELGIAPTFASQPLAALA